The following are encoded in a window of Brevibacillus sp. DP1.3A genomic DNA:
- a CDS encoding polysaccharide deacetylase family protein, with protein MIISTKLCKGIALLLTVVLVSGCSMFASKDESTERQKTEKKQKITRYTGEKSKALSHVYTGRKELALTFNGMGDDKMMKSLLDQLDTHKIKATFFLPGMRVAEEPNIAKDILTRGHEIQNNTLNQLDMSKLSYEQIYREIQLSNEIIKRETGISPRYVRTKSGDVTDDVRMAAAHLGMEAVVSYNINPKDRDLQKDAKTIGDYIARYMSRGSIISLNTDINPEVIPSIPLIAKAATDIGYQFVPLSEMVKNGGERKPLEQIPGFDAAKLNPQFENAKYELVYQVDTNKKQIALTFDDWGSDKTVTKLLDILAEHDVKATFFLRAKGVENNPNLARAMVEGGHDVANHSYNHPVITTLTTEELQKDVVKAHQVITEAIQQQPVMLFRPPTGVVDDHTAKVIAATGYKVIALYDVTTLDWDKKNSAQDIVNGVMSKTKNGSVILLHMLDDIHTIEALPIVLESLKSKGYTFVKMDDMIKQSRSGN; from the coding sequence ATGATTATTTCCACCAAACTGTGCAAAGGAATTGCACTGCTCTTGACAGTCGTGCTCGTCTCCGGATGCTCGATGTTTGCGAGCAAAGATGAATCCACTGAGCGCCAGAAGACAGAGAAGAAACAGAAAATCACTCGATACACGGGTGAAAAAAGCAAGGCACTGTCTCATGTATACACGGGGCGCAAGGAACTAGCTCTGACGTTTAACGGCATGGGCGACGATAAGATGATGAAAAGTCTTTTGGATCAGCTAGATACTCATAAGATCAAAGCAACCTTTTTTCTCCCGGGCATGCGGGTTGCCGAGGAGCCAAACATCGCAAAGGACATTTTGACCCGCGGTCATGAAATCCAAAACAACACACTGAATCAACTGGATATGAGCAAGCTCAGCTACGAGCAGATTTATCGGGAGATTCAGTTGAGTAATGAGATAATCAAACGCGAGACGGGTATTTCGCCTCGCTATGTGAGAACCAAATCTGGAGATGTGACGGATGACGTTCGTATGGCAGCCGCCCATCTTGGGATGGAAGCGGTCGTTAGCTACAACATCAACCCGAAGGACCGTGATTTGCAGAAAGACGCCAAAACCATCGGAGATTACATAGCTCGCTACATGTCCAGAGGCAGCATTATCTCACTCAATACAGACATAAATCCTGAGGTGATTCCGTCCATCCCGTTGATCGCCAAGGCAGCAACGGATATTGGCTACCAGTTTGTCCCGCTCAGTGAAATGGTGAAAAACGGCGGGGAACGCAAGCCGCTGGAACAAATACCGGGCTTTGACGCAGCAAAACTGAATCCGCAATTCGAAAATGCCAAGTACGAGCTCGTCTATCAAGTCGACACAAATAAAAAACAGATCGCGCTAACCTTTGATGACTGGGGAAGCGACAAAACCGTAACGAAACTATTAGATATTTTGGCAGAGCATGATGTCAAAGCGACGTTCTTCTTGCGGGCAAAAGGGGTGGAGAACAATCCGAATTTGGCGAGAGCGATGGTGGAGGGTGGTCATGATGTGGCAAACCATTCTTATAACCATCCGGTCATAACGACGCTGACAACGGAAGAATTGCAGAAGGACGTGGTCAAAGCACACCAGGTCATTACCGAAGCGATCCAACAGCAGCCCGTCATGCTGTTCCGTCCGCCGACTGGCGTAGTAGACGATCATACAGCCAAAGTGATTGCGGCCACGGGTTACAAGGTCATTGCGTTGTACGATGTCACCACATTGGATTGGGACAAGAAAAACAGTGCCCAAGATATTGTAAATGGCGTCATGAGCAAGACGAAAAATGGCAGTGTCATTTTGCTGCATATGCTCGATGACATCCATACGATTGAGGCACTCCCGATTGTACTGGAAAGTCTGAAAAGCAAAGGCTACACCTTTGTAAAGATGGACGATATGATCAAACAAA
- a CDS encoding efflux RND transporter periplasmic adaptor subunit: MIINKRIAIVALLSLTLITGCASQEDATTTAAQPAETVTPVQVATVAQGVVTSESGLTAKLAPSEEVQMSPKTGGKIASLPVKLGQAVTKGQLLFTLDTNELSNSVREQEASLRVAKANLNQAGSTSNQGLVEAQNDLTEAERGLADAKLNQQRNQQLFAQGAIAAEKMDEANTTLTKAQISYDNAKQKLQGAKQKTGVQVSAASVTESEVRLQNAREQLANATVVSPIDGFVASVTGAVGQMAGQQPIVTVVKTNPLVVKANLSEADVTKVKVGTVVKVNVQSTGKTIDAKVTAISPVMDSQLKAYPVEITIPNPSNELKSDMVVNVTFPQGSEGAKSLVIPRKAVFDREGRQYVFKLEGETAKQVEVSTGNSTSELIEAVSGLANGDKVVVKGQTLLTDGGKVSIQE; this comes from the coding sequence ATGATCATAAATAAAAGAATCGCGATTGTGGCGCTACTTTCCCTTACTTTGATCACAGGCTGCGCAAGCCAGGAGGATGCGACGACGACTGCTGCCCAACCAGCAGAAACGGTTACCCCTGTACAGGTTGCAACAGTGGCACAAGGTGTGGTCACATCTGAGTCTGGACTGACAGCAAAATTGGCACCGAGTGAGGAAGTCCAAATGTCACCAAAAACTGGCGGGAAAATTGCATCACTCCCAGTAAAGCTGGGTCAGGCCGTAACAAAAGGACAATTATTGTTTACACTCGATACGAATGAGTTGTCTAACAGTGTAAGAGAACAAGAAGCATCTCTCCGTGTGGCAAAAGCGAACTTAAACCAAGCAGGCAGCACCTCTAACCAAGGCTTGGTGGAAGCACAAAATGATTTGACGGAAGCAGAACGAGGGCTTGCAGACGCAAAACTGAATCAACAACGTAATCAGCAGCTGTTTGCTCAGGGAGCAATTGCTGCTGAGAAAATGGATGAGGCAAATACAACGCTCACAAAAGCACAGATTTCCTATGACAATGCAAAGCAGAAGCTGCAAGGCGCAAAACAAAAAACAGGTGTGCAAGTATCGGCAGCGAGTGTAACGGAGTCCGAGGTCAGACTGCAAAATGCTCGTGAGCAATTGGCGAATGCAACGGTTGTCTCCCCAATCGACGGATTTGTCGCAAGCGTGACCGGAGCAGTAGGGCAGATGGCAGGCCAGCAACCGATTGTGACCGTCGTCAAAACGAATCCACTTGTGGTCAAAGCGAATTTGTCCGAAGCAGATGTGACGAAAGTAAAGGTAGGAACAGTCGTCAAAGTAAACGTGCAATCTACAGGCAAAACGATTGATGCAAAAGTAACGGCGATTAGTCCGGTCATGGATTCGCAGCTCAAGGCCTATCCAGTAGAAATTACGATCCCGAATCCTTCCAATGAATTGAAGTCCGATATGGTCGTGAATGTTACCTTCCCGCAAGGCTCAGAAGGAGCGAAGTCACTGGTCATTCCTCGCAAGGCAGTATTTGATCGTGAAGGCAGACAATATGTGTTCAAGCTGGAAGGGGAAACAGCCAAGCAAGTAGAAGTGTCGACGGGTAACTCGACAAGCGAGCTGATTGAAGCAGTATCCGGCCTAGCGAACGGAGATAAAGTCGTGGTAAAAGGACAGACGCTGCTTACGGATGGGGGCAAGGTGAGTATTCAGGAGTAA
- a CDS encoding efflux RND transporter permease subunit produces the protein MNISELSIKRPVTMIMISVAIFIFGLVTFPRLAIELMPSLNAPVAVVVTSVEGAAPAEVEKLVTKPIENALGTVPNLDKVTSTSVNGSSSVILHFKWGTDMDQATLNMRDKVDLVRGSLPESAGSPRVLKFDPTSQPIIDLAVTGEQDVNKLKKIADDVIKTRLERINGVASVTVTGGQERIVDIIVDPAKLAAYGLTLDQIKAALENSNVSGSAGAIREGDAKTSIRVQGEFTNVDTIALTPISVGGSFIRLSDIANVTDTIKEVTNLSYIDGKPSLGIAVMKGTGGNTIKIAKDVKAELEKINSTLPANVETRIVLDTSTYIQSSVDNTVVHALAGGAIGVLMLFFFLGSLSSMLIAVIVLPVSIISTFLLMYMTGQTINLISLAGLTLGLGSLVDFAVVMLENIFRQREQGKSMMEAALIGSKEVGTAVMASALAQICVFLPIALTEGIVAELFAPLALTVVFSHIAALVFTFLLVPMMSARMLKTVPEHTNHENYRGFNPLIWFNIGFHKVEKGYQRVLKWALGHRKTVIGSAFAMLIGSLLLVPSLGAGFFPDMDQGLIQVEIKLPKGTILTETEKVMKQVEEVVNQVPEKKLVKSSVGGGDGISESGASTSHNATIELHVGEISTRQRSTEEIAVGLQEQVKHIAGADIKVKSLSGGMGGGAAISIEIRGDDLDVLTELSEIVKGEIAKVPGTMNVSTSVQEMSQEFDVKVNTEKASLYGLTTNEILSAVRTSFHGQTVTQYRTGEDEIDINLKLPEDYKEDINYLKNLRISTPTGAQISLTSVATISKVDVPPSIERKNMTREVTVTSDLIGDNLQAASTEITSIINKLNVPDGYTIEMGGQSEDMGNSFVNLGIAILLSVVLVYMVMAAQFESLFSPFIIMFSVPPSLTGVILGLLFTGTPITVSVLIGYILLIGLVVNNAIVLIDLINQLREKGWELHEAILHAGPARLRPILMTTLTTIMAIAPLSVAAGSGLELQAPMATTVMYGLIFSTMITLILVPVVTVWFDEMGQKRRNKRKQKQEKKSLTTLESTNA, from the coding sequence TTGAATATATCCGAACTATCCATTAAACGTCCGGTCACGATGATTATGATATCCGTAGCCATCTTCATTTTTGGTTTGGTTACCTTTCCTCGATTAGCTATTGAATTGATGCCGTCGTTAAATGCTCCGGTCGCCGTAGTTGTTACCTCTGTTGAGGGGGCGGCTCCAGCTGAGGTAGAAAAGCTGGTTACCAAACCGATCGAAAATGCATTAGGTACGGTTCCGAATTTAGACAAGGTTACATCAACCTCTGTGAACGGCTCCTCCTCGGTCATCCTCCATTTCAAGTGGGGAACAGACATGGATCAAGCCACACTGAATATGCGAGATAAAGTAGATTTGGTCCGAGGGAGCTTGCCTGAATCAGCTGGTTCACCAAGGGTGTTGAAATTTGATCCGACAAGCCAACCGATCATTGATCTGGCTGTAACTGGAGAACAAGATGTCAACAAACTGAAAAAAATCGCGGATGATGTAATTAAGACTCGCTTGGAACGAATTAACGGTGTTGCTTCGGTCACTGTCACTGGTGGGCAAGAGCGAATTGTCGACATCATCGTGGACCCAGCCAAACTCGCCGCCTACGGACTGACTTTGGATCAAATAAAGGCAGCATTAGAAAACAGCAATGTATCGGGATCAGCAGGTGCGATACGGGAAGGTGACGCAAAGACCAGTATTCGCGTGCAAGGTGAATTCACCAATGTGGACACCATTGCACTCACTCCGATCTCTGTCGGTGGGAGCTTCATCCGATTGAGTGATATTGCCAACGTAACAGACACCATCAAAGAAGTGACTAATTTGAGCTACATTGATGGAAAACCCAGCTTGGGAATTGCCGTGATGAAAGGCACCGGCGGCAATACGATCAAAATCGCAAAAGACGTAAAGGCTGAGCTGGAGAAGATTAATAGCACGCTTCCAGCAAATGTAGAAACACGTATCGTTCTCGATACCTCCACATACATTCAGAGCTCCGTTGACAACACGGTGGTACACGCTCTGGCAGGTGGTGCAATTGGTGTACTTATGCTGTTCTTCTTCTTGGGCAGCCTGTCGTCTATGCTCATTGCGGTCATTGTCTTGCCTGTATCGATCATATCAACCTTCCTCTTGATGTACATGACAGGTCAAACAATCAACCTGATTTCCCTAGCAGGTCTCACACTCGGATTGGGATCATTAGTAGACTTTGCTGTCGTTATGCTGGAGAACATTTTCCGTCAACGGGAGCAGGGCAAGAGCATGATGGAAGCGGCATTGATCGGTTCCAAAGAAGTAGGAACGGCAGTAATGGCTTCCGCATTGGCACAAATTTGCGTATTCTTACCGATTGCGCTTACAGAGGGTATTGTTGCTGAGCTTTTCGCACCGTTAGCATTGACGGTTGTTTTCTCACACATCGCAGCACTCGTTTTCACCTTCTTGTTGGTTCCGATGATGAGTGCGCGCATGTTAAAAACAGTACCAGAGCATACGAATCACGAAAACTATCGCGGCTTCAATCCACTGATCTGGTTTAATATCGGGTTCCATAAAGTAGAAAAAGGCTATCAAAGAGTGCTCAAATGGGCATTGGGTCATCGAAAAACGGTGATTGGATCTGCTTTTGCCATGTTGATTGGCTCATTGTTGCTAGTTCCATCTCTCGGCGCAGGATTTTTCCCAGATATGGACCAAGGATTAATCCAGGTAGAGATCAAGCTGCCAAAGGGTACCATCTTGACGGAAACTGAAAAAGTAATGAAGCAGGTAGAAGAAGTGGTCAATCAGGTGCCAGAAAAGAAATTGGTCAAGTCCTCGGTCGGGGGTGGCGACGGTATTTCAGAGAGCGGTGCATCTACTTCTCATAACGCAACGATCGAACTGCATGTAGGAGAGATTTCTACGAGACAGCGATCGACAGAGGAAATAGCTGTGGGCCTGCAAGAGCAAGTCAAGCATATTGCAGGAGCAGATATCAAGGTGAAATCCCTTTCCGGTGGTATGGGGGGCGGAGCAGCCATCTCGATTGAAATTCGCGGAGATGATCTGGACGTCTTAACAGAACTGAGCGAGATTGTGAAAGGGGAAATAGCCAAGGTACCGGGAACGATGAACGTATCTACCAGTGTTCAGGAAATGAGTCAGGAATTCGATGTGAAGGTCAATACAGAGAAGGCGAGCTTGTACGGATTGACAACAAATGAAATCCTTTCTGCTGTGCGAACTTCTTTCCATGGTCAAACGGTTACCCAGTATCGTACAGGCGAAGATGAAATTGATATCAATCTCAAGCTGCCAGAAGACTATAAGGAAGATATCAATTACTTGAAGAACCTGCGTATTTCCACGCCGACGGGCGCTCAAATCAGCCTCACATCCGTAGCGACTATCAGCAAAGTCGATGTACCACCATCAATTGAGCGCAAAAACATGACGCGTGAAGTGACGGTCACAAGCGATTTGATCGGGGATAACCTGCAAGCGGCCTCGACGGAAATTACCAGTATCATCAATAAGCTGAATGTTCCGGACGGATACACCATCGAAATGGGTGGGCAAAGCGAGGATATGGGAAATTCTTTTGTGAATCTGGGTATTGCGATTCTCTTGTCCGTCGTGCTTGTGTACATGGTCATGGCTGCTCAGTTTGAATCCCTTTTCAGTCCATTTATCATCATGTTCTCGGTTCCTCCGAGCCTTACTGGGGTCATATTGGGGCTTCTGTTTACAGGCACGCCTATTACCGTATCTGTTTTGATCGGGTACATTTTGCTGATCGGTCTGGTCGTGAACAATGCGATTGTGTTAATCGATTTGATCAATCAGTTGCGTGAAAAGGGTTGGGAGTTACATGAAGCGATTTTACATGCAGGACCTGCTCGTCTGCGCCCGATTTTGATGACAACCCTCACGACGATTATGGCTATTGCTCCGCTCTCGGTTGCTGCTGGGTCTGGTTTAGAGCTGCAAGCGCCAATGGCTACTACTGTCATGTATGGTCTGATCTTCTCCACCATGATCACACTGATACTCGTACCTGTGGTTACCGTATGGTTTGACGAGATGGGACAAAAGAGACGTAACAAACGCAAGCAAAAGCAGGAAAAGAAAAGCCTTACCACTTTGGAATCGACAAATGCATGA
- a CDS encoding MarR family winged helix-turn-helix transcriptional regulator, producing MNELFQLAKILRETSTVFSTLSMQALDSSDITWQQVLILEQIAISPKTMGEISKAIDLSYSTTSGLINRLEQMNLVRRFRDKSDRRIVWAALTERVPANWTGQEGSASTPASLHSLRALILEKEILS from the coding sequence ATGAACGAACTGTTTCAGTTAGCGAAGATTCTACGGGAAACGAGCACCGTGTTTTCCACGCTTTCCATGCAAGCATTGGATTCAAGTGATATTACCTGGCAACAAGTTCTCATTCTGGAGCAAATCGCGATAAGCCCGAAAACAATGGGAGAAATCAGCAAGGCGATTGATCTTTCGTATAGTACGACCTCAGGTTTAATCAATCGGTTGGAACAGATGAACTTGGTGCGCAGATTTCGTGATAAATCGGATCGGAGAATTGTGTGGGCAGCATTGACGGAGCGTGTGCCAGCGAATTGGACGGGACAAGAAGGGAGTGCTAGCACACCTGCATCGCTGCATTCCTTGCGCGCGCTTATTTTGGAGAAAGAAATACTGAGCTGA
- a CDS encoding sensor histidine kinase, protein MNASTASIRSRFLLICFFVLISFFLIPTAYMHEPTIPFIISLIIIFCFLLVFLRPKKNWRPFQKDIAIIVLGTVSFIKVLYVGQEIGLSLPLVAFIGFHILERRGLYYAIFFGTCSFSYMFFYKDYIFEEVIGYVVAYIGWYIGARGLSLQNQAKESSQQHLKQLQEAHVELQEAHSELQAASVNTLRAAVLEERTRIARDVHDALGHSLTSLIVQLNALKYMLQGGPSDAQEAVRDMLSVSKQSLDDIRSSVHTLAADKSSLGITPLRILLSRAQQHTDIKMQLISPNPDIPLSQQMTITLYRILQEAITNSIRHSDATEIFITIEKKQNFLFLAIWDNGNITNHHQIKLGSGLTGIAEQTKQLNGDLSYSIREPHGFQIDISFPL, encoded by the coding sequence TTGAACGCTTCAACTGCATCTATACGCTCCCGTTTCCTGCTCATTTGTTTTTTTGTATTGATCTCATTTTTTCTCATTCCAACTGCTTACATGCATGAACCCACCATTCCCTTTATCATCTCTCTGATCATCATCTTCTGCTTCCTGCTGGTGTTTCTCAGACCAAAAAAAAATTGGAGACCTTTTCAAAAAGACATCGCCATTATCGTTCTTGGTACCGTGTCATTTATAAAGGTTCTATATGTAGGGCAAGAGATCGGTCTATCCTTGCCATTAGTAGCTTTTATTGGATTTCACATTCTTGAACGCCGCGGATTGTACTATGCGATTTTTTTTGGCACATGCTCCTTTTCATACATGTTCTTTTATAAAGACTATATTTTTGAGGAGGTAATCGGTTATGTCGTGGCCTATATCGGATGGTATATAGGTGCACGAGGATTATCTCTTCAAAATCAAGCAAAGGAATCGAGTCAGCAGCATCTTAAACAATTGCAAGAGGCGCATGTTGAACTTCAGGAAGCTCATTCTGAACTTCAAGCAGCCTCTGTGAATACACTCCGTGCCGCTGTTCTGGAGGAGAGGACCAGAATCGCCCGTGATGTTCACGACGCCTTGGGACACAGTCTCACATCGTTAATCGTTCAATTGAATGCCTTGAAATACATGCTACAAGGCGGCCCCAGTGACGCACAGGAGGCTGTGCGAGACATGCTTTCGGTATCCAAGCAAAGCCTCGATGATATACGCTCGTCTGTACATACATTAGCCGCAGACAAATCCTCTCTGGGAATCACACCGCTGCGTATACTCTTATCACGAGCACAACAGCATACCGACATCAAAATGCAGTTGATCAGTCCCAATCCAGATATTCCGCTCTCACAGCAGATGACCATTACGCTTTACCGGATTCTCCAAGAAGCGATTACCAATTCCATTCGACATTCGGATGCAACAGAGATTTTCATCACGATTGAAAAAAAGCAAAACTTCCTATTCCTGGCTATTTGGGACAATGGGAATATTACGAATCATCATCAAATCAAACTGGGCTCTGGTTTAACAGGTATCGCAGAACAAACCAAGCAATTAAATGGAGACCTTTCCTATTCCATTCGAGAGCCCCACGGCTTTCAAATTGACATCAGCTTTCCGCTTTGA
- a CDS encoding response regulator transcription factor → MVNQNKKETIRVVLVDDQTMIRQGLGYVIKMQKDMEVSGEASNGEEAVKLVGEIIPDVVLMDVQMPNMSGIDATREITRLHPSIKVLILTTFDTYDYIVDGIRAGAVGYMLKDSDSQDMLDLIRRAHQGEALFYTATAAKALAEVLQFQQKNHESSSHFDSDADSVLPPLVMLDQLTDREQDVLEQLSYGKRNDQIAQHLLIAEGTVKTHIHRILQKMGVEDRTQAVAKAIRYKIVK, encoded by the coding sequence ATGGTAAATCAAAACAAAAAAGAGACCATTCGTGTGGTCCTGGTCGATGACCAAACGATGATCCGTCAAGGATTGGGGTATGTCATAAAAATGCAGAAGGATATGGAAGTAAGCGGGGAGGCTTCTAATGGAGAAGAAGCCGTGAAGCTCGTAGGAGAAATCATTCCTGATGTAGTCTTAATGGATGTACAGATGCCGAACATGTCAGGAATCGATGCAACCCGAGAAATCACTCGCCTCCATCCTTCGATAAAAGTATTAATCCTCACAACCTTTGACACGTACGATTACATCGTAGACGGTATTCGAGCAGGTGCTGTCGGCTATATGCTAAAGGATTCCGATTCACAGGATATGTTGGACCTCATTCGCAGAGCCCATCAGGGAGAGGCACTTTTTTACACGGCTACTGCTGCCAAGGCTCTAGCGGAGGTTCTACAGTTTCAACAAAAGAATCACGAGTCTTCCTCTCATTTTGACTCTGATGCTGACTCTGTGCTTCCCCCTCTTGTCATGTTAGATCAGTTGACCGACCGAGAGCAGGACGTATTAGAGCAGCTATCCTACGGTAAACGGAACGATCAAATTGCGCAGCACTTGCTCATTGCCGAGGGAACCGTCAAGACGCATATCCATCGGATTTTGCAGAAAATGGGCGTAGAAGATCGTACACAAGCAGTTGCGAAGGCGATCCGGTATAAAATCGTGAAATAA
- a CDS encoding GNAT family N-acetyltransferase, translating to MNIRRAKGYEASELSELAYRSKAYWGYSDEFMEACRDDLTLSPVYIEKHEVYVLEAEGSIKGFMSLEKDAEQEQWLLGFLFMEPEAVGKGYGKALWQHMVEVAQKLDIPVITIHSDPYAEPFYLSRGAKRVGEIASTVFPGRVLPLLEVEIG from the coding sequence ATGAACATCCGCAGAGCAAAAGGATATGAAGCAAGCGAACTGAGCGAGCTAGCCTATCGCTCCAAAGCTTATTGGGGATACAGTGATGAATTCATGGAGGCCTGTCGCGACGACCTGACGCTATCACCTGTCTATATCGAGAAACACGAAGTATATGTGCTAGAGGCTGAGGGCAGCATCAAGGGCTTCATGAGTCTGGAAAAGGATGCAGAGCAAGAGCAGTGGCTATTAGGCTTTTTGTTCATGGAACCGGAGGCAGTAGGAAAAGGTTACGGAAAGGCTCTGTGGCAGCATATGGTGGAGGTGGCACAAAAGCTGGATATCCCAGTCATCACCATCCACAGTGACCCGTACGCAGAACCGTTTTACTTGTCGAGGGGAGCAAAGCGAGTAGGAGAAATCGCGTCTACCGTGTTCCCCGGAAGAGTATTGCCGTTGTTGGAAGTGGAGATCGGATAG
- a CDS encoding amidohydrolase, protein MFGKKLTCALLATALMSPMSAFAAQETKQPADVVLTNGAVYTVDTKDSWAEAVAIRGDEIVFVGADEYAKAHIGKDTKVIDLKGQMVLPGFIDSHTHASKTTGLIFSIDLFDGGSVEEYVATIEKFVKERPNEPTLQGRGWSNPVVPGIGPRKEVLDKIVPTTPIALTSDDGHSLWVNSAAMKLAGIKKDTPNPEGGIIERDPKTGEPSGTLRESAMDLVLSKIGGYTVQQYKSGIEAYQEKAVERGVTTVRDPDMLRYPNVLEAYEELAKEDKLTIRFRNALTANPEKGPEQVAEFVKIRERNQNPLFQVNAVKIFLDGVVEGATAYLEKPYVHKETNGELIWKQEVYNQTAAAVDKAGFQLHVHSIGDASTRIALDGMELAEKQNGKHDARHSLVHLQLVNDKDIERFKKLGAVGIVQPFWFMQEEGYYDEIEVPYLGRERAEKEYPMKSFLNKGVHVASSSDYIVTPEFNPLHGIQQGITRIEDGVTDPSKIANPDERATLAEMIASFTIDGAYANHVDDITGSIEVGKKADLIVLDKNLFKIPVTQIKDAKVVLTLVEGKEVYRQKEAK, encoded by the coding sequence GTGTTTGGGAAAAAATTAACCTGCGCATTGCTCGCCACAGCGCTGATGAGCCCGATGTCGGCTTTTGCAGCGCAAGAGACAAAACAGCCAGCAGATGTCGTGCTAACCAACGGCGCGGTCTACACAGTGGACACGAAGGACAGCTGGGCAGAGGCCGTGGCCATTCGCGGTGACGAAATCGTCTTTGTCGGCGCAGATGAATATGCAAAAGCACACATCGGCAAGGATACGAAAGTAATCGATCTGAAAGGCCAAATGGTGCTGCCTGGCTTTATCGACAGCCATACGCATGCGAGCAAAACGACGGGACTCATTTTCTCCATCGATTTGTTTGACGGAGGCTCTGTCGAGGAATACGTTGCAACCATCGAGAAATTCGTAAAAGAGCGTCCAAACGAACCAACATTGCAAGGACGCGGCTGGAGCAATCCGGTAGTGCCTGGTATCGGTCCGCGCAAGGAAGTATTGGATAAGATCGTTCCAACGACTCCAATCGCGCTGACCTCGGATGATGGACATTCTTTGTGGGTGAACTCGGCGGCAATGAAGCTGGCCGGAATCAAGAAAGACACGCCAAATCCTGAGGGCGGCATTATCGAGCGCGATCCGAAAACAGGAGAACCATCTGGAACGTTGCGTGAAAGCGCAATGGATCTGGTACTGTCAAAAATCGGCGGATACACCGTACAACAATACAAGTCCGGAATTGAAGCTTACCAAGAAAAAGCGGTTGAACGCGGTGTAACGACCGTGCGCGACCCGGATATGCTGCGCTATCCGAACGTACTGGAAGCATACGAGGAGCTCGCGAAAGAGGACAAGCTGACCATCCGCTTCCGCAATGCTTTGACAGCGAATCCGGAAAAAGGACCTGAGCAGGTCGCAGAATTCGTAAAAATCCGTGAGCGCAATCAAAACCCGCTATTCCAAGTCAACGCCGTTAAGATCTTCTTGGATGGTGTCGTAGAAGGTGCTACAGCTTACTTAGAAAAACCATATGTCCATAAAGAAACAAACGGAGAATTAATCTGGAAGCAAGAGGTTTACAATCAAACAGCTGCCGCAGTAGACAAGGCAGGCTTCCAATTGCACGTCCATTCCATCGGGGACGCTTCTACCCGTATTGCACTGGACGGTATGGAGCTCGCTGAAAAACAAAATGGCAAGCACGATGCTCGCCACTCGCTCGTTCACTTGCAACTGGTCAATGATAAAGACATCGAGCGCTTCAAAAAGCTGGGTGCAGTCGGAATCGTGCAGCCGTTCTGGTTTATGCAGGAAGAGGGCTACTACGATGAGATCGAAGTACCGTACTTGGGTCGCGAACGCGCAGAAAAAGAATACCCGATGAAGAGCTTCCTGAATAAAGGGGTGCATGTAGCTTCTTCGTCTGACTACATTGTAACGCCAGAATTCAATCCACTGCACGGCATTCAACAAGGCATTACGCGGATCGAGGACGGTGTAACCGATCCGAGCAAAATTGCCAACCCAGACGAGCGTGCGACACTTGCGGAAATGATCGCCAGCTTCACGATTGATGGTGCTTACGCCAACCACGTGGATGACATCACAGGCTCGATCGAAGTCGGCAAGAAGGCAGATCTCATCGTGCTCGATAAAAACTTGTTTAAAATTCCGGTCACTCAAATCAAGGATGCGAAAGTTGTGCTGACCTTGGTTGAAGGGAAGGAAGTCTATCGTCAAAAGGAAGCAAAGTAA
- a CDS encoding MarR family winged helix-turn-helix transcriptional regulator encodes MQSQVNFEELYIQLQRKVSAESHKRLDPLVSGSQAMLLRILDMNGPQKASSIAERMNITPGAVTSLADKLIACRYATRNRDSTDRRVVQLDITDQGREILRQYKTIVRNTIEQFFAGVSDEDKQHLVRIYHQVLKNIEQQREEHQDCNS; translated from the coding sequence ATGCAAAGCCAGGTCAATTTTGAAGAACTTTATATACAACTCCAACGAAAAGTTTCGGCTGAGTCACACAAGCGTCTGGACCCACTCGTGTCAGGATCACAAGCCATGCTTTTGCGAATTCTAGATATGAACGGTCCGCAGAAGGCATCTTCTATTGCAGAACGTATGAATATTACCCCCGGAGCCGTTACGAGTCTCGCTGATAAATTGATTGCTTGCCGCTATGCCACGAGAAATCGCGACAGTACGGATCGTCGCGTCGTGCAACTGGACATAACCGATCAAGGAAGAGAAATCCTACGGCAATATAAAACCATCGTGAGAAATACCATTGAACAGTTTTTTGCAGGCGTATCAGATGAAGACAAGCAGCACTTAGTCCGCATCTATCATCAGGTTCTGAAGAATATAGAGCAACAAAGAGAGGAGCATCAAGATTGCAACAGCTAA